In Bacteroidota bacterium, one genomic interval encodes:
- the lepB gene encoding signal peptidase I has product MANKGEQAAGPADQRNGPSAVSAFFKEMGIIFGAFLLLNSFVLASFEVPTGSMENEIMTGDFLLVNKFVFGGTTPRTIPFTNTKIPAFKLPSLWTVEKGDVIVFIFPGNRDEVEPAEFAYYLKRCMATAGDTLQVINRVVYINGRPAPVPRNVKFNSTVVKPQGLADEHIFPKGMPFNEDNYGPVVIPKKGDKISLTRESFERWRIFIRREGHTAKMTEGKAYVDGVEKETYTVERDYLFGMGDNRDNSLDSRFWGFIPVESVVGTPLIVYWSWDPESSIFQISDKFASVRWGRFGTLVK; this is encoded by the coding sequence ATGGCGAACAAAGGTGAACAGGCCGCCGGGCCGGCGGATCAGCGCAACGGGCCCTCGGCGGTAAGCGCTTTTTTCAAGGAGATGGGGATCATCTTCGGAGCCTTCCTTCTCCTCAACAGCTTCGTCCTCGCGTCGTTCGAGGTCCCGACCGGGTCGATGGAGAACGAGATCATGACCGGCGACTTCCTCCTCGTGAACAAGTTCGTTTTCGGAGGAACCACGCCAAGGACAATTCCGTTTACTAATACGAAGATCCCCGCGTTCAAGCTCCCCTCGCTCTGGACTGTCGAAAAGGGGGACGTGATCGTCTTTATTTTCCCCGGAAACCGCGACGAGGTGGAGCCGGCGGAATTCGCCTACTATCTGAAGCGGTGCATGGCGACCGCAGGGGATACGCTCCAGGTCATCAACCGGGTTGTCTACATCAACGGCCGGCCGGCGCCGGTTCCGCGCAACGTGAAATTCAATTCGACCGTCGTCAAGCCGCAGGGCCTCGCGGACGAGCACATCTTCCCGAAGGGAATGCCCTTCAACGAGGACAACTACGGGCCGGTCGTCATCCCCAAAAAGGGCGACAAGATCAGCCTCACCCGGGAGAGTTTCGAGAGGTGGAGGATCTTCATCCGCCGCGAAGGGCACACCGCGAAGATGACGGAAGGGAAGGCGTATGTTGACGGCGTTGAAAAAGAGACCTACACGGTGGAGAGGGATTACCTTTTCGGGATGGGTGATAACCGGGATAATAGTCTGGACAGCCGATTCTGGGGATTCATACCGGTCGAATCGGTCGTGGGAACTCCGTTGATCGTCTACTGGTCGTGGGATCCGGAATCTTCGATTTTCCAGATATCCGACAAGTTCGCCAGCGTTCGCTGGGGCAGGTTCGGAACGCTCGTAAAATAG